In Rhodamnia argentea isolate NSW1041297 chromosome 4, ASM2092103v1, whole genome shotgun sequence, the following proteins share a genomic window:
- the LOC115740714 gene encoding leucine-rich repeat extensin-like protein 4 isoform X1, with product MKKKTHLFLVSSSLLLLLLLCVSSSASEHLPLSSHGVLTDAEATYIKQRQLLYYRDEFGDRGEHVTVDPSLSFENPRIRSAYIALQAWKQAILSDPNNYTANWVGSDVCNYTSVFCAPAPDDHKIRTVAGIDLNHGDIAGYLPEELGLLADLALFHINSNRFCGTVPHKFDRLKLLFELDLSNNRFAGKFPAVVLQLPSLKFLDLRFNEFEGTVPKELFDKDLDAIFINDNRFRFELPDNFGNSPVSVIVLANNKFHGCVPSSLVNMANLNEIIFMNNGLRSCLPTEIDRLKNVTVFDFSYNQLVGPLPDGVGGMVSLEQLNVAHNLLSGKIPGSICLLPRLENFTFSYNFFTGEPPSCLRLPDFDDRRNCLPDRPLQRPPAQCKSFLSKPVDCSAFRCAPFVPSLPPPPPPSPPVFLPSPPPPPPPVYSPPPPPPVYSPPPPPPPVYSPPPPPPSPPPPVYSPPPPPPPPPPVYSPPPPPPPVYSPPPPPPPSPPPPSPPPPSPPPPVYSPPPPVYSPPPPPSPSPPPIYCPKPPPPPPPSSPPPPPPVYSPPPPPTPTPYYYNSPPPPPPPQHSPPPPPHSPPPPPHSSPPPIYPYPSPPPPSPSPPPPVHSPPPPSPPPCIEPPPPPPPPCVEYSPPPPPPTHYLPPPSPSPPPPPVYKSPPPPPPTVYPSPPPPTPVHHQSPPPPVHYSSPPPPVHYSAPPPPPSQSPPPPIPCETPPPSPLPPPPAPVYKGPLPPIVGVSYASPPPPPFY from the coding sequence atgaagaagaagacccaTCTCTTCCtcgtctcctcctccctcctcctcctcctcctcctctgcgtctcctcctccgcctcggaGCACCTCCCCCTGAGCTCCCATGGCGTCCTCACCGACGCCGAAGCCACGTACATCAAGCAGCGCCAGCTGCTCTACTACAGGGACGAGTTCGGCGACCGGGGCGAGCACGTCACCGTCGACCCCTCCCTCTCCTTCGAGAACCCCCGGATCCGGAGCGCCTACATAGCCCTCCAGGCGTGGAAGCAGGCCATTCTGTCCGACCCCAACAACTACACCGCCAACTGGGTCGGATCTGACGTGTGTAACTACACGAGCGTCTTCTGCGCCCCCGCCCCCGACGACCACAAGATCCGCACCGTCGCCGGCATCGACCTCAACCACGGCGACATCGCCGGCTACCTCCCGGAGGAGCTCGGCCTCCTCGCCGACCTCGCATTGTTCCACATCAACTCCAACCGCTTCTGCGGCACGGTCCCCCACAAGTTCGACCGCCTGAAGCTGCTCTTCGAGTTGGATCTGAGCAACAACCGCTTCGCCGGCAAGTTCCCCGCGGTGGTCCTGCAGCTGCCGTCGCTCAAGTTCCTGGATCTGAGGTTCAACGAGTTCGAAGGGACCGTCCCCAAGGAGCTCTTCGACAAGGACTTGGACGCCATCTTCATCAACGACAACCGCTTCCGCTTCGAATTGCCGGACAATTTTGGGAACTCGCCCGTCTCCGTCATCGTCCTCGCTAACAACAAGTTCCACGGCTGTGTCCCCTCGAGCTTGGTCAACATGGCCAACCTCAACGAGATCATTTTCATGAACAACGGGTTGAGGTCGTGCCTGCCGACGGAGATCGACAGGCTCAAGAACGTGACGGTGTTCGACTTCAGCTACAACCAGCTGGTGGGGCCGCTGCCGGATGGGGTCGGGGGGATGGTGAGCTTGGAGCAGCTGAATGTGGCTCACAACTTGCTGTCGGGGAAAATTCCAGGCAGCATCTGCTTGTTACCCCGGCTGGAGAACTTCACTTTCTCGTACAATTTCTTCACCGGAGAACCACCGTCGTGCCTGAGGCTGCCGGACTTTGACGACCGGAGAAACTGCCTGCCGGATAGGCCGTTGCAGAGGCCGCCGGCGCAATGTAAGTCATTCTTGTCTAAGCCTGTGGATTGTAGTGCCTTCCGGTGTGCTCCTTTTGTGCCTTCTCTACCCCCGCCGCCTCCGCCTTCACCTCCGGTGTTTCTCCCATCGCCCCCGCCCCCACCACCCCCTGTGTATTcacctccaccgccgccgccagtTTACTCCCCTCCGCCACCACCCCCACCGGTTTACtcacctccgcctccgccgccgtcgccaccaCCCCCAGTTTACTCACCTCCCCCACCTCCACCGCCCCCGCCACCGGTTTATTCACCTCCACCACCGCCTCCACCTGTTTACTCTCCCCCGCCTCCCCCCCCACCATCTCCCCCGCCGccttctccaccaccaccatcacctccgCCACCTGTCTACTCGCCTCCACCTCCTGTATACtcacctcctccgcctccttcaCCATCCCCTCCGCCAATTTACTGTCCCAAGCCACCACCTCCGCCACCGCCAAGCTCgcctccaccgccacctccaGTATACTCACCCCCGCCACCACCAACACCCACTCCTTACTACTATAATTCGCCTCCACCACCGCCTCCTCCGCAGCATTCACCGCCCCCTCCGCCTCACTCACCCCCACCACCCCCACATTCTTCTCCCCCTCCAATCTATCCTTATCCTTCCCCACCTCccccatcaccatcaccaccaccacctgtGCATTCTCCTCCACCTCCATCGCCACCACCTTGTATAGagcctccaccaccacctccgcctCCATGTGTTGAATATTCACCCCCTCCCCCACCTCCGACCCATTACTtgccaccaccatctccttcaccaccacctccaccagtCTATAAatcacctccaccaccaccacccacagTATATCCGTCCCCACCTCCACCCACGCCAGTTCATCACCAATCACCCCCACCCCCAGTTCATTACAGTTCACCCCCACCGCCAGTTCATTACAGCGCACCCCCTCCACCGCCATCCCAATCACCTCCGCCACCAATCCCGTGCGAGACCCCGCCCCCATCTCCCTTGCCGCCACCTCCAGCACCAGTATACAAAGGGCCACTGCCGCCTATTGTCGGAGTTTCATACGCCTCCCCGCCTCCACCTCCCTTCTATTGa
- the LOC115740714 gene encoding leucine-rich repeat extensin-like protein 4 isoform X2 produces MKKKTHLFLVSSSLLLLLLLCVSSSASEHLPLSSHGVLTDAEATYIKQRQLLYYRDEFGDRGEHVTVDPSLSFENPRIRSAYIALQAWKQAILSDPNNYTANWVGSDVCNYTSVFCAPAPDDHKIRTVAGIDLNHGDIAGYLPEELGLLADLALFHINSNRFCGTVPHKFDRLKLLFELDLSNNRFAGKFPAVVLQLPSLKFLDLRFNEFEGTVPKELFDKDLDAIFINDNRFRFELPDNFGNSPVSVIVLANNKFHGCVPSSLVNMANLNEIIFMNNGLRSCLPTEIDRLKNVTVFDFSYNQLVGPLPDGVGGMVSLEQLNVAHNLLSGKIPGSICLLPRLENFTFSYNFFTGEPPSCLRLPDFDDRRNCLPDRPLQRPPAQCKSFLSKPVDCSAFRCAPFVPSLPPPPPPSPPVFLPSPPPPPPPVYSPPPPPPVYSPPPPPPPVYSPPPPPPSPPPPVYSPPPPPPPPPPVYSPPPPPPPVYSPPPPPPPSPPPPSPPPPSPPPPSPSPPPIYCPKPPPPPPPSSPPPPPPVYSPPPPPTPTPYYYNSPPPPPPPQHSPPPPPHSPPPPPHSSPPPIYPYPSPPPPSPSPPPPVHSPPPPSPPPCIEPPPPPPPPCVEYSPPPPPPTHYLPPPSPSPPPPPVYKSPPPPPPTVYPSPPPPTPVHHQSPPPPVHYSSPPPPVHYSAPPPPPSQSPPPPIPCETPPPSPLPPPPAPVYKGPLPPIVGVSYASPPPPPFY; encoded by the exons atgaagaagaagacccaTCTCTTCCtcgtctcctcctccctcctcctcctcctcctcctctgcgtctcctcctccgcctcggaGCACCTCCCCCTGAGCTCCCATGGCGTCCTCACCGACGCCGAAGCCACGTACATCAAGCAGCGCCAGCTGCTCTACTACAGGGACGAGTTCGGCGACCGGGGCGAGCACGTCACCGTCGACCCCTCCCTCTCCTTCGAGAACCCCCGGATCCGGAGCGCCTACATAGCCCTCCAGGCGTGGAAGCAGGCCATTCTGTCCGACCCCAACAACTACACCGCCAACTGGGTCGGATCTGACGTGTGTAACTACACGAGCGTCTTCTGCGCCCCCGCCCCCGACGACCACAAGATCCGCACCGTCGCCGGCATCGACCTCAACCACGGCGACATCGCCGGCTACCTCCCGGAGGAGCTCGGCCTCCTCGCCGACCTCGCATTGTTCCACATCAACTCCAACCGCTTCTGCGGCACGGTCCCCCACAAGTTCGACCGCCTGAAGCTGCTCTTCGAGTTGGATCTGAGCAACAACCGCTTCGCCGGCAAGTTCCCCGCGGTGGTCCTGCAGCTGCCGTCGCTCAAGTTCCTGGATCTGAGGTTCAACGAGTTCGAAGGGACCGTCCCCAAGGAGCTCTTCGACAAGGACTTGGACGCCATCTTCATCAACGACAACCGCTTCCGCTTCGAATTGCCGGACAATTTTGGGAACTCGCCCGTCTCCGTCATCGTCCTCGCTAACAACAAGTTCCACGGCTGTGTCCCCTCGAGCTTGGTCAACATGGCCAACCTCAACGAGATCATTTTCATGAACAACGGGTTGAGGTCGTGCCTGCCGACGGAGATCGACAGGCTCAAGAACGTGACGGTGTTCGACTTCAGCTACAACCAGCTGGTGGGGCCGCTGCCGGATGGGGTCGGGGGGATGGTGAGCTTGGAGCAGCTGAATGTGGCTCACAACTTGCTGTCGGGGAAAATTCCAGGCAGCATCTGCTTGTTACCCCGGCTGGAGAACTTCACTTTCTCGTACAATTTCTTCACCGGAGAACCACCGTCGTGCCTGAGGCTGCCGGACTTTGACGACCGGAGAAACTGCCTGCCGGATAGGCCGTTGCAGAGGCCGCCGGCGCAATGTAAGTCATTCTTGTCTAAGCCTGTGGATTGTAGTGCCTTCCGGTGTGCTCCTTTTGTGCCTTCTCTACCCCCGCCGCCTCCGCCTTCACCTCCGGTGTTTCTCCCATCGCCCCCGCCCCCACCACCCCCTGTGTATTcacctccaccgccgccgccagtTTACTCCCCTCCGCCACCACCCCCACCGGTTTACtcacctccgcctccgccgccgtcgccaccaCCCCCAGTTTACTCACCTCCCCCACCTCCACCGCCCCCGCCACCGGTTTATTCACCTCCACCACCGCCTCCACCTGTTTACTCTCCCCCGCCTCCCCCCCCACCATCTCCCCCGCCGccttctccaccaccaccatcac ctccgcctccttcaCCATCCCCTCCGCCAATTTACTGTCCCAAGCCACCACCTCCGCCACCGCCAAGCTCgcctccaccgccacctccaGTATACTCACCCCCGCCACCACCAACACCCACTCCTTACTACTATAATTCGCCTCCACCACCGCCTCCTCCGCAGCATTCACCGCCCCCTCCGCCTCACTCACCCCCACCACCCCCACATTCTTCTCCCCCTCCAATCTATCCTTATCCTTCCCCACCTCccccatcaccatcaccaccaccacctgtGCATTCTCCTCCACCTCCATCGCCACCACCTTGTATAGagcctccaccaccacctccgcctCCATGTGTTGAATATTCACCCCCTCCCCCACCTCCGACCCATTACTtgccaccaccatctccttcaccaccacctccaccagtCTATAAatcacctccaccaccaccacccacagTATATCCGTCCCCACCTCCACCCACGCCAGTTCATCACCAATCACCCCCACCCCCAGTTCATTACAGTTCACCCCCACCGCCAGTTCATTACAGCGCACCCCCTCCACCGCCATCCCAATCACCTCCGCCACCAATCCCGTGCGAGACCCCGCCCCCATCTCCCTTGCCGCCACCTCCAGCACCAGTATACAAAGGGCCACTGCCGCCTATTGTCGGAGTTTCATACGCCTCCCCGCCTCCACCTCCCTTCTATTGa
- the LOC115740627 gene encoding probable serine incorporator isoform X2, translating to MDSSASRSSGNETENAILNSKTESCCGQFQNGSNPWMARYLYALMFLVCNILAWVARDYGHGALKEMQRLEGCRGAQDCLGAEGVLRVSLGCFTFYFTMFLSTVRTSKLQEPRNVWHSGWWSVKTVLLITLIIVPFLVPSAFIQLYGEVAHFGAGVFLLVQLISIISFIMWLNGCCQSDKDPGKCHIQAILLAATAYVVCIVGIVLMYIWYAPERSCLLNIFFITWTLVLLQLMTSVSLHPKVNAGFLIPGLMGLYVVFICWCALRSEPAGESCNRKAEASHSTDWLTIISFIVAILAIVIATFSTGIDSQCFQEDSSESCRRCPIWLRLLPFCFCHRSDVLRNAVYWLEQSLPNKEVDD from the exons ATGGATAGCAGTGCGAGTAGAAGCAGTGGCAATGAGACCGAGAATGCCATCTTGAATTCCAAAACCGAGTCTTGCTGTGGCCAGTTCCAAAATGGCTCTAACCCTTGGATGGCCAGATATTTGTATGCTTTGATGTTTCTAGTTTGTAATATACTGGCTTGGGTTGCTCGGGATTATGGCCACGGTGCCCTCAAAGAAATGCAGA GATTAGAAGGATGCCGTGGTGCACAAGATTGTTTGGGCGCAGAAGGAGTCTTGCGGGTCAGTTTGGGATGCTTC ACCTTCTACTTCACAATGTTCCTTTCAACAGTCCGCACGTCAAAGTTGCAAGAGCCTAGAAATGTATGGCATTCCGGGTGGTGGTCAGTCAAGACTGTCCTCTTGATTACCTTGATTATCGTCCCTTTTCTGGTTCCTTCAGCCTTTATCCAGCTCTATG GAGAGGTTGCACATTTTGGTGCCGG GGTTTTTCTTCTCGTTCAGCTTATAAGTATAATCAGTTTCATCATGTGGCTGAACGGTTGCTGCCAGTCTGATAAAGATCCGGGGAAGTG CCACATCCAGGCGATATTACTTGCGGCTACTGCATATGTTGTTTGCATTGTGGGGATCGTTTTAATGTACATCTGGTATGCACCGGAGAGGTCTTGCCTACTTAACATTTTCTTCATCACTTGGACTCTGGTGCTCCTGCAACTAATGACCAGTGTCTCCCTTCACCCTAAA GTCAACGCTGGCTTCTTGATTCCTGGTCTCATGGGACTCTATGTTGTGTTTATCTGCTGGTGTGCCCTTCGAAG TGAACCGGCAGGAGAAAGTTGCAACAGGAAAGCTGAAGCTTCCCACAGTACTGACTGGCTCACAATCATA AGCTTCATTGTAGCGATCCTCGCCATTGTCATTGCTACCTTTTCAACCGGAATCGACTCCCAATGCTTTCAG GAAGACTCAAGTGAGAGCTGCCGGCGATGTCCCATATGGCTACGGCTTCTTCCATTTTGTTTTTGCCACAGGAGCGATGTACTTCGGAATGCTGTTTATTGGCTGGAACAGTCACTACCCAATAAAGAA